One window of the Solanum stenotomum isolate F172 chromosome 11, ASM1918654v1, whole genome shotgun sequence genome contains the following:
- the LOC125845083 gene encoding F-box/FBD/LRR-repeat protein At1g13570-like, translated as MISCYFKKLKVERDELDRLTDLPINVKHQIQEHLSVEEAARMSVLSRPWKHIWVSIPKLVFSADFCHNKPLIIDVINTILLQHCGAIKTFLVNISSIPSSQHSVIDEWLLLLSRNGIMDLTLQNLDKDRLILNNAPYKLPSCLYGINKLESLSLSNCIFRPTCSFTGFHMLKNLSLLKVVLHLDVATSFLWMPDLVFLQVKLCIGFPNSKIYAPKLSQIFFFTSRTKTLELGHYMDCRMLKTVILASSGTNQDRPINMTYLLKCWPEVRNFGLHTYYLKSVATEAERFPTYLNNLRTLLLFEFDFDDVDHIFALLRMLRISPNLDNLVLRLSSKKKGGIEVNVNHFEGPAYRTLGLLHKLQRLIIKNFHGSTTEMFFVRFILASAPLLLKTVLSEDAESVHESKSSKELMGFRRASPKLQIYVNNKKK; from the coding sequence ATGATCAGTTGCTACTTTAAAAAACTTAAAGTTGAAAGGGACGAACTTGATAGACTTACAGATCTCCCTATTAATGTTAAACACCAGATTCAGGAGCACTTATCTGTGGAAGAAGCGGCAAGAATGAGTGTTTTGTCTAGACCGTGGAAACATATTTGGGTTTCAATTCCCAAGCTTGTATTTTCTGCTGACTTTTGCCACAACAAGCCATTGATAATAGACGTCATTAATACAATTCTGTTGCAACATTGTGGAGCCATTAAGACATTCCTCGTCAATATCTCATCAATACCTTCTTCTCAGCACTCAGTTATTGATGAATGGTTGCTTTTGTTGTCAAGAAACGGTATCATGGATCTCACCCTTCAGAATCTAGACAAGGATCGTCTGATTCTCAACAATGCTCCTTATAAATTGCCTTCCTGCCTGTACGGCATAAATAAACTAGAAAGTTTGAGCCTGTCCAACTGCATTTTCAGGCCAACATGCAGCTTTACGGGTTTCCACATGCTCAAAAACCTTTCACTACTTAAAGTCGTCTTACATTTAGACGTTGCAACTTCTTTCTTGTGGATGCCAGACCTTGTGTTTCTGCAAGTTAAGTTGTGTATTGGTTTTCCTAACTCGAAAATATATGCTCCAAAACTTtcccaaatatttttctttaccAGCAGAACCAAAACCCTTGAGTTGGGTCATTACATGGACTGTCGGATGCTGAAAACAGTTATACTTGCATCATCAGGAACAAATCAAGATAGACCGATAAACATGACCTATCTTCTCAAGTGCTGGCCTGAAGTTCGTAATTTTGGTCTGCACACTTACTACCTCAAGTCTGTTGCTACTGAAGCAGAGAGGTTCCCCACATACCTCAACAACTTGAGGACTCTCTTGttatttgagtttgattttgatgatgtaGATCATATATTTGCTCTTCTACGAATGCTTAGAATTTCTCCCAATTTGGATAACCTTGTTTTAAGGTTGAGTTCGAAGAAGAAAGGTGGCATCGAAGTAAATGTAAACCATTTTGAAGGACCAGCCTACAGGACACTAGGACTACTCCACAAGCTTCAAAGATTGATAATAAAAAACTTCCATGGTTCAACAACTGAAATGTTCTTTGTAAGGTTTATACTTGCCTCTGCACCTTTACTCTTGAAAACCGTCCTTAGTGAAGATGCAGAAAGTGTTCATGAAAGCAAATCCTCAAAAGAGTTGATGGGGTTTCGTCGGGCATCTCCTAAATTGCAAATATATgtgaacaataaaaaaaaatag